A window of the Bufo gargarizans isolate SCDJY-AF-19 chromosome 1, ASM1485885v1, whole genome shotgun sequence genome harbors these coding sequences:
- the LOC122935345 gene encoding zinc finger protein 474-like, which produces MTNSKETSKICKETDVKSVSHMSKIVRPETAILVRRSTESMSKREEKRPVIPPRRPGFKVCYICGREFGSKSIAIHEPKCLEKWHIENESLPKHLRRAAPIKPQVCKDGSEEASNEAAWQSSQSQLLLCGNCGRTFLPDRLLVHQRSCKPTGKSLGSQHSTSNQTLTNQNSMPESKMGSGFSNAMNPHNSVKPRTLICYICGREFGTKSLPIHEPKCLEKWKIENDRLPKGQRRPIPLKPQVDLSKGASLELQNEASWQSFKGQLLPCSNCGRTFASDRLVIHQRSCKPKAGASSKKNINTQSTKSMLKNEDPDIPNQKPPVIKPPPTVVCYICGREFGSKSISIHEPQCLKKWHLENDSLPKNMQRPEPKKPEVRPIGAKGSYDLVAINEAAWQSAKSQLVPCDICGRTFLPDRLLVHQRSCKAKKT; this is translated from the exons ATGACCAATAGCAAagaaacaagtaagatttgtaaAGAAACAGATGTTAAGTCAGTATCTCATATGAGTAAAATTGTCCGACCGGAAACAGCTATATTAGTGAGAAGATCTACAGAAAGCATGTCgaagagggaagaaaaaaggCCTGTAATTCCTCCTCGAAGACCAGGTTTTAAAGTCTGCTACATTTGTGGTAGAGAGTTTGGCTCAAAGTCAATTGCCATCCATGAACCCAAATGCCTCGAAAAATGGCACATAGAGAATGAAAGTCTTCCAAAACATCTCAGACGAGCAGCTCCAATTAAACCTCAGGTTTGTAAAGATGGCTCAGAAGAGGCTTCAAATGAGGCTGCCTGGCAAAGTTCCCAATCACAACTTTTACTATGTGGGAACTGTGGCCGTACATTTCTTCCAGATCGGCTTCTTGTGCACCAAAGAAGTTGCAAACCGACCGGTAAGAGTTTAGGATCTCAGCATTCCACTTCTAACCAGACATTAACAAATCAAAATTCAATGCCAGAATCTAAAATGGGCAGTGGGTTTTCCAATGCAATGAATCCTCACAACTCAGTAAAGCCAAGGACATTAATTTGTTACATATGTGGACGAGAGTTTGGAACTAAATCTCTTCCAATACATGAACCAAAGTGCCTTGAGAAATGGAAAATAGAAAACGATAGGTTACCTAAAGGTCAACGAAGGCCTATTCCTCTAAAGCCTCAAGTGGATTTGTCTAAAGGAGCAAGTCTAGAATTACAAAATGAAGCTTCTTGGCAGAGTTTTAAGGGTCAACTGTTGCCATGTTCAAACTGTGGCAGAACCTTTGCAAGTGACCGCCTCGTAATCCATCAGAGAAGCTGTAAACCTAAGGCTGGAGCTTCAagcaagaaaaatataaatacgCAAAGTACTAAATCGATGCTCAAAAATGAAGATCCTGATATTCCAAATCAAAAG CCACCAGTTATTAAGCCACCCCCAACCGTTGTATGCTACATTTGTGGCAGGGAGTTTGGATCAAAATCTATCAGCATCCATGAACCTCAGTGCTTGAAGAAATGGCATCTGGAAAATGACAGTTTACCAAAGAATATGCAAAGACCTGAACCAAAGAAGCCAGAAGTCAGGCCAATTGGAG cCAAAGGTTCCTATGATCTTGTTGCTATAAATGAGGCAGCCTGGCAGAGTGCCAAGAGCCAGCTGGTTCCATGTGATATTTGTGGACGCACCTTCCTGCCAGACAGACTCCTTGTCCACCAGCGGTCCTGTAAAGCGAAGAAAACATAG